A genomic segment from Spinacia oleracea cultivar Varoflay chromosome 3, BTI_SOV_V1, whole genome shotgun sequence encodes:
- the LOC110791754 gene encoding protein DETOXIFICATION 27-like isoform X1, with the protein MSKDNISNKFEDQKVPLLKNHQNNHFDNYNDDESSSSLAKRVRVESKKLWHIVGPSIVARIATYTMLVSTQAFAGHLGDLELAAMSIGCNVIVGLDYGLMLGMASALETLCGQAYGAKKYHMLGVYMQRSWIVLFVCCILLLPLYIFATPLLKLLGQPDDVSEMAGEVTLWMIPLHFSFAFQLPLQRFLQCQLKANVMAWISVVALAVHLFVSWLFMSVFKCGVIGVSAAQNFGWWVMVFGLYGYTAFGGCPLTWDGFSMEAFSGLWEFVKLSTASGVMLCLENWYYKVLILMTGNLENAEIALDALSICMSINGWEMMIPMAFFAGTGVRVSNELGAGNGNGAKFATMVAVMTSVAIGIFFWLLVLIFHEKIAFIFSTSPPVIEEVKKLSVLLAFTILFNSVQPVLSGVAVGSGWQSTVAYINIGCYYLLGAPLGYLIGWTFDQGVMGVWAGMIFGGTAVQTLILAIITMQCDWDKEANKATIHVEKWAEGI; encoded by the exons ATGTCTAAAGACAACATCTCTAACAAATTCGAAGACCAAAAAGTTCCCCTTTTAAAAAACCACCAAAATAATCATTTTGATAATTATAATGATGATGAGAGTAGTAGTAGTCTTGCAAAACGGGTACGGGTCGAATCCAAGAAGTTATGGCACATCGTCGGCCCGTCAATCGTGGCCCGTATTGCTACTTACACTATGTTGGTTTCTACTCAAGCCTTCGCCGGCCACCTTGGTGACCTTGAGCTTGCTGCTATGTCCATAGGTTGCAATGTCATCGTTGGCCTCGATTACGGTCTCATG TTGGGAATGGCAAGTGCTTTGGAGACACTATGTGGGCAAGCATATGGGGCAAAGAAGTACCACATGTTGGGCGTCTACATGCAAAGGTCATGGATTGTGTTATTTGTATGTTGCATCCTTTTGTTACCCTTGTACATATTTGCAACACCTTTGTTAAAGCTATTAGGCCAACCGGACGACGTGTCCGAGATGGCTGGAGAGGTGACCTTATGGATGATACCACTTCATTTTAGCTTTGCCTTTCAATTACCGCTACAAAGGTTCCTGCAGTGCCAGCTTAAGGCCAACGTCATGGCGTGGATCTCAGTGGTCGCGTTGGCGGTACACTTGTTCGTGTCTTGGTTGTTTATGTCTGTGTTCAAGTGTGGCGTTATTGGTGTTTCTGCCGCCCAGAACTTTGGGTGGTGGGTGATGGTGTTTGGGTTGTATGGTTACACTGCTTTTGGTGGGTGTCCCCTTACTTGGGATGGTTTCTCTATGGAGGCATTTTCCGGCCTTTGGGAGTTTGTCAAGCTATCTACCGCTTCCGGCGTCATGCTTTG TTTGGAAAACTGGTACTACAAAGTATTGATACTGATGACTGGAAATCTGGAGAATGCCGAAATAGCCCTTGATGCGTTATCCATATG TATGAGCATCAACGGATGGGAGATGATGATTCCTATGGCATTCTTTGCTGGTACTGG AGTAAGGGTATCAAATGAACTAGGAGCAGGGAATGGAAATGGAGCAAAATTTGCAACCATGGTAGCGGTTATGACATCCGTTGCAATAGGGATTTTCTTTTGGTTGCTAGTTTTGATTTTTCACGAAaagattgcttttattttctcaacCAGTCCACCCGTCATCGAAGAGGTTAAGAAGCTTTCTGTCCTCTTGGCGTTCACCATCCTCTTCAACAGTGTCCAACCCGTCCTCTCCG GTGTCGCGGTAGGATCAGGGTGGCAAAGCACGGTGGCTTACATTAACATCGGATGTTACTATTTGCTTGGGGCACCACTTGGGTATTTGATAGGCTGGACATTTGACCAAGGAGTTATG GGTGTTTGGGCTGGAATGATTTTTGGGGGGACTGCAGTTCAAACATTGATATTAGCTATCATCACAATGCAATGCGACTGGGATAAAGAG GCTAACAAAGCAACTATCCATGTAGAGAAGTGGGCAGAAGGCATCTAA
- the LOC110791754 gene encoding protein DETOXIFICATION 27-like isoform X2 → MSKDNISNKFEDQKVPLLKNHQNNHFDNYNDDESSSSLAKRVRVESKKLWHIVGPSIVARIATYTMLVSTQAFAGHLGDLELAAMSIGCNVIVGLDYGLMLGMASALETLCGQAYGAKKYHMLGVYMQRSWIVLFVCCILLLPLYIFATPLLKLLGQPDDVSEMAGEVTLWMIPLHFSFAFQLPLQRFLQCQLKANVMAWISVVALAVHLFVSWLFMSVFKCGVIGVSAAQNFGWWVMVFGLYGYTAFGGCPLTWDGFSMEAFSGLWEFVKLSTASGVMLCLENWYYKVLILMTGNLENAEIALDALSICMSINGWEMMIPMAFFAGTGPPVIEEVKKLSVLLAFTILFNSVQPVLSGVAVGSGWQSTVAYINIGCYYLLGAPLGYLIGWTFDQGVMGVWAGMIFGGTAVQTLILAIITMQCDWDKEANKATIHVEKWAEGI, encoded by the exons ATGTCTAAAGACAACATCTCTAACAAATTCGAAGACCAAAAAGTTCCCCTTTTAAAAAACCACCAAAATAATCATTTTGATAATTATAATGATGATGAGAGTAGTAGTAGTCTTGCAAAACGGGTACGGGTCGAATCCAAGAAGTTATGGCACATCGTCGGCCCGTCAATCGTGGCCCGTATTGCTACTTACACTATGTTGGTTTCTACTCAAGCCTTCGCCGGCCACCTTGGTGACCTTGAGCTTGCTGCTATGTCCATAGGTTGCAATGTCATCGTTGGCCTCGATTACGGTCTCATG TTGGGAATGGCAAGTGCTTTGGAGACACTATGTGGGCAAGCATATGGGGCAAAGAAGTACCACATGTTGGGCGTCTACATGCAAAGGTCATGGATTGTGTTATTTGTATGTTGCATCCTTTTGTTACCCTTGTACATATTTGCAACACCTTTGTTAAAGCTATTAGGCCAACCGGACGACGTGTCCGAGATGGCTGGAGAGGTGACCTTATGGATGATACCACTTCATTTTAGCTTTGCCTTTCAATTACCGCTACAAAGGTTCCTGCAGTGCCAGCTTAAGGCCAACGTCATGGCGTGGATCTCAGTGGTCGCGTTGGCGGTACACTTGTTCGTGTCTTGGTTGTTTATGTCTGTGTTCAAGTGTGGCGTTATTGGTGTTTCTGCCGCCCAGAACTTTGGGTGGTGGGTGATGGTGTTTGGGTTGTATGGTTACACTGCTTTTGGTGGGTGTCCCCTTACTTGGGATGGTTTCTCTATGGAGGCATTTTCCGGCCTTTGGGAGTTTGTCAAGCTATCTACCGCTTCCGGCGTCATGCTTTG TTTGGAAAACTGGTACTACAAAGTATTGATACTGATGACTGGAAATCTGGAGAATGCCGAAATAGCCCTTGATGCGTTATCCATATG TATGAGCATCAACGGATGGGAGATGATGATTCCTATGGCATTCTTTGCTGGTACTGG TCCACCCGTCATCGAAGAGGTTAAGAAGCTTTCTGTCCTCTTGGCGTTCACCATCCTCTTCAACAGTGTCCAACCCGTCCTCTCCG GTGTCGCGGTAGGATCAGGGTGGCAAAGCACGGTGGCTTACATTAACATCGGATGTTACTATTTGCTTGGGGCACCACTTGGGTATTTGATAGGCTGGACATTTGACCAAGGAGTTATG GGTGTTTGGGCTGGAATGATTTTTGGGGGGACTGCAGTTCAAACATTGATATTAGCTATCATCACAATGCAATGCGACTGGGATAAAGAG GCTAACAAAGCAACTATCCATGTAGAGAAGTGGGCAGAAGGCATCTAA